One Plasmodium vinckei vinckei genome assembly, chromosome: PVVCY_09 genomic region harbors:
- a CDS encoding dynein light chain, putative, whose translation MKSQIINSLTALFNNELKENLLKSRNKEEITNTVSNLIKNNIKAITSNTYKVVIEILLNENKGQGINVSTRLFYNNQSDFFFKKFIENETHYCFIVVYLIHV comes from the exons ATGAAGTcacaaattattaattcttTAACGGCACTATTTAATAACGAATTGAAAGAAAACTTACTAAAATCAAGAAACAAAGAAGAGATTACTAATACCGTTTCGAATCttattaaaaacaatataaaag CTATAACATCAAATACATACAAAGTCGTCATTGAGATACTTCTTAACGAAAACAAAGGACAAGGCATTAA TGTTAGTACAAGGCTTTTCTATAACAATCAGTCtgatttcttttttaaaaaattcattgagaat GAAACAcattattgttttatagTTGTTTATCTAATTCACGTATAA
- a CDS encoding tubulin--tyrosine ligase, putative, producing the protein MNKFSKLFISKNNNDVNDSQKNGELSKVIMSTMLKNSSNDEAKSSELKTTPKNNIEISKTVIQNINGKGNILLLNSLNKPTHITNNSFMKHDKKASSVHGIMKNNYDSRYVKSINSVYNNSYCMTNSYHLNNPYTFQNGTYGGNTHSVNEYNSYNCPIEKEQFRNVIKNTEKNIINTKQKYIGNNYLLGNNTNLTRKLSQKGGLYRDNNRNNYGNEYHTDGNNMSIRKKNNDYKIENNKFEKNTIGLLPHAYVVKKNEIYNNLTKNGKTGRSLSQINHNEIKNEDPNMNANNLYYTDQSNTNLADIVKKESSEKNIYYDKNASTKNSFERKQCSNIIPPSASQVQIVKTRENIMDNNSDKSSLKENHNFLIRTISHRINRNMKVIETEKSNKDCLVTTINDQNLKNCLDNEIGEDMHTVRNGLKSYDIENRRNIRNNVNGKNGCGIISNNSNEGHASNANNIKCTNICDDKNQLPRSNLLMNNVGNRILNENDNRNFNKINKGNFFNNQSDKNSKFKGGLTNKMLYIEPIKDEIIYVNNLTNINVPHLDNLYEAEEIEKGKIKCNNSSVMEILSDKKNDNIELSKHSQNLDMQHCYTYSTFVDKINGNYNYNNNHKTGKINQEVNNSNAYEKRENLNNNFYKENCNDGLKNENTNEYENKSVSKDSVKKINYNGENDTNKQNNEFIKVKDYLNIHHIPTNYNEQSIKHNYKPNFHRIEDNGHLKGYYYDRNKGGYLMKSPMNFVTSQDTSSFISTSHVSNKINESYNNINYNIGNVNHSTINLSDKCKGYQKKEANKPNTDIIGTKCSHLNRTNLNDPYTNYNAKNLSISESQPYNKWNSINYDNNKDIRHIACANNIHYSNGNHNELIKNNNGENIYKITDDNLRSKEKTHELLHLTRDKNLMYSGDINKIKNEGNENRCIKIVGGDEYKINNIVMGKNKIIETGSVPNNVFLENNINMFHNSNTNIGKTIKNNKLSCNEANNLGKLYNTGLIYSPNERYSIGIKEGKNFTITQIKTNSKEALTDSHKYHLNNMESIEKSKINKKEEIKINKWPTNEKNCDMYLKEASKNSLRNANTEIEDHRDAEGEREKNEIENDGNELEIEKGKNMIILNKKFNYPFNDELYTSSIDNNKAEHESDVINVKCIPYPEEIIYKKDGNNLIKEMQNKSNESNISLEKNVEIKKKEAVFNKQTNNNISGYSSSLDSKENYPKNSNTEDFYKNIKTEKVNSVLEHNKKFNGKYMESIKNDSCSRDSNDSSSNSGSEFDKNDKDSDENNSESNQSDENDVYNCSSSDSNKYGNIFLPENDADIESKNSEVSEKLCSKKDIKINLLKKKNNFPWNKDNIVKLNSKSKLLKIKNITINTKLARYERVLIHTCINKLNWKKCIDNTNKGILYWIGYNINDFDHYNYMKKKKIINRIPSLYMYTKKKALTFLLSHLSLIFPSLYDFYPNTFVLPENKEIIKYILNGNNKDYYIMKPDCGSMGIGVKIINKYSDININILNGYNCYIIQRYIDNPLLMYKKKFDFRIYILLLPGKNYPKIYISRVGFARLCTEEYKKKKQYICNTFVHLTNYSINKDNDKYVRKKNIHDKNNNKQLLSDVFIYLKNNGYDIDDIWKQIKKITCLTSLAIYSYIKEKIKNNFNNNFYFYQLIGLDILLDANGKAWLLEVNSNPSLRIDYIDPGYANFEIQLESMFDRYVKEPVISEMFLIIYKKIYQKYLRKRSKKGTTSAVNTVSTITANNSNNNKVEKKGRQNITFNNNGSNNKKRGVKVNPQNSLPNNSIFSFHDKIIKGLYENKKKYDNKIINNYSHKEKFKFLLARSNKKKNNNNSGNLKSEINTTKHFPILGKSCIKSEYSIVSNSNRDNLDGENANSQLENKNLTNINNFIKKKNCAKKKKKLFLKKENMSNIDTCVDENDIDSFSLSSNVKNDVSKNENLMKEDKTEMENRGEKREVGKKEYGDSKIIKTYELNKNEKMKKEWDKNKDDNECIINDENCDRDNILRKHIDCIKTRIKNKNNSYGGTEEYNKDNYTINFSDDNKEQNDKITNSGGTKLSQRNFKESSNNKMPISQEIKRDDNSCDNPYHNYSNSCFGINEIHGCGNNSDEVENNEIVENSINGDIRGNLSDDMVNNSGASYTSGDHGKLDSGKMVRKDGLIESNILNNETYVQIDNQEDIQLDKFLNNDIEMCKSIYRNISDSIYKKKIENFIMIRSSLYKYMNCLNVLGIRYINNNEIRNIDELYNKNTPLDFKKTYTKVRKDILHPLKNNILEKNIYINLKKETSSYYKEMKIYNDCYMLFDFILKKYDNNAKKCNKRVEYYIDKNTFLCMCADMKINKIIENIEIPASTFNSLFEGNKSSHENEMYQIVSKIFKGKNTDVDKLKKEKEQDGDFNIQKNCSNNSCLTNANNDENDNSLDHYYKQNSKKEETKTSRFSLLRSKRESLTKNNKSTKNYEKIGCKKNNTNKKIKNGKRSSNHNSFISDNNNNHSSTVSNNNNDNNYYSSIFCPFSLVSTSTNLINFNMIGHNSMKYKSKKKKKMNIYDLEYLYTRQVFFSKYINKNQGLTLIDFFLLMQQIALLIFPYISQDYACNSIQSYNCILFDELNNGENNISGNETSVKGINNIKKDGKNIKKKGENDQDNNNYLKKGNKGHITNLPKNSTKDGQEKTQIINEHLKDESDKINYNSAHMDDKKKHNYTWHKNVCSNIYNLYGYVQININPAIKNMCMETFLNFVFTKYSISYP; encoded by the coding sequence ATGAATAAGTTTAGTAAACTGTTTATAAGTAAGAATAACAATGATGTAAATGATTCGCAAAAAAATGGAGAACTATCAAAAGTTATTATGTCCACAATGTTAAAGAACAGTTCTAATGACGAAGCTAAGAGTAGCGAATTAAAAACTAcaccaaaaaataatattgaaataaGCAAAACagtaatacaaaatataaatggaaaaggaaatatattattattaaattcgCTAAATAAGCCTACTCATATTACTAATAATAGTTTTATGAAGCATGACAAAAAAGCGAGCTCAGTTCATgggataatgaaaaataattatgatagCAGATATGTAAAGAGCATTAATagtgtatataataactcTTATTGTATGACTAATTCATACCATTTGAATAATCCTTATACGTTTCAAAACGGAACATATGGAGGAAATACGCATTCGGTAAATGAgtataattcatataattgtCCTATAGAAAAAGAGCAGTTTCGAAATGTAATCAAGAAtacagaaaaaaatattataaacacAAAGCAGAAATATATTGGaaacaattatttattaggaaataatacaaatttaaCTAGGAAATTATCACAAAAGGGAGGATTGTACCGTGACAATAATCGAAACAATTATGGTAATGAATATCACACTGatggaaataatatgtctattagaaaaaaaaataatgattataaaataGAGAACAATAAGTTTGAAAAGAATACAATAGGTTTATTACCTCATGCTTATGTTGTAAAGAAAAacgaaatatataataatcttacgaaaaatggaaaaacgGGTAGATCATTAAGCCAAATTAAtcataatgaaataaaaaatgaagaccCAAACATGAatgcaaataatttatactaCACAGATCAATCAAACACCAATTTAGCTgatattgtaaaaaaggaaagtagtgaaaaaaacatatactatgataaaaatgccAGTACTAAAAATTCATTCGAAAGAAAACAATGTAGTAACATAATTCCACCTAGTGCATCCCAGGTACAAATTGTGAAAACGagagaaaatattatggaCAACAATTCTGATAAGTCTagtttaaaagaaaatcaCAATTTTCTTATTAGAACTATTTCACATAGAATTAATAGAAATATGAAAGTTATAGAAACggaaaaaagtaataaagaTTGTTTAGTAACGACTATTAATgatcaaaatttaaaaaactgTTTAGACAACGAAATTGGAGAAGATATGCATACAGTTAGGAATGGATTAAAAAGCTatgatatagaaaataGAAGAAACATAAGAAATAATGTCAATGGAAAAAATGGTTGCGGCATTATATCAAATAACAGCAATGAAGGTCACGCATCGAAtgctaataatataaaatgcaCTAATATATGTGATGATAAAAACCAATTACCTAGGAGTAATTTGTTAATGAATAATGTGGGAAATCGAATATTAAACGAGAATGATAATAggaattttaataaaataaataagggGAATTTTTTCAACAATCAAAGcgataaaaatagtaaatttAAAGGTGGGCTTACCAATAAGATGCTGTATATTGAGCCAataaaagatgaaataatttatgttaataatttaacaaatattaatgTGCCACATTTGGATAATTTGTATGAAGCTGAAGAAATAGAAAagggaaaaataaaatgtaacaATAGTAGTGTTATGGAAATATTAAgcgataaaaaaaatgataatatagaaCTAAGTAAACATTCTCAAAATTTGGATATGCAACATTGTTATACTTATTCTACTTTTGtcgataaaataaatggcaACTATAATTACAATAATAACCATAAAACTGGAAAAATAAACCAGGAAGTAAATAATAGCAATGCTTACGAAAAGAgggaaaatttaaataacaaCTTTTACAAAGAAAATTGCAACGATGgtttgaaaaatgaaaatacgaatgaatatgaaaataaaagtgtGAGTAAGGATTCTGTTAAGAAAATTAATTACAATGGAGAAAATGATAcgaataaacaaaataatgaatttattaaagtaaaagattatttgaatattcATCACATTCCAACTAATTATAATGAGCAAAGCATAAAGCATAATTATAAGCCTAATTTCCATCGTATTGAAGATAATGGACACCTTAAaggttattattatgatcGCAATAAAGGAGGCTATTTAATGAAATCACCTATGAATTTCGTAACATCGCAAGATACTTCTAGTTTTATAAGCACTTCTCATGtaagtaataaaataaatgaaagtTATAATAACATTAACTATAATATTGGGAATGTAAATCATAGCACAATAAATTTATCAGACAAATGCAAAGGCtaccaaaaaaaagaagctAATAAACCTAATACTGATATTATTGGAACAAAATGCTCTCATTTAAATAGAACAAATTTGAATGACCcttatacaaattataatgcaaaaaatttaagCATATCAGAATCACAACCATACAATAAATGGAATTctataaattatgataataataaagatataaGACATATCGCATGTGCtaataatattcattattcGAATGGAAACCataatgaattaataaaaaataataatggagaaaatatttataaaataacagATGATAATCTTAGATCAAAGGAAAAGACACATGAATTATTACACCTAACTCGTGATAAAAATCTTATGTACAGCGgagatattaataaaattaaaaacgaAGGGAATGAAAATCGatgtattaaaattgttgggggtgatgaatataaaataaataatatagtaatgggcaaaaataaaattatcgAAACTGGCTCTGTCCCAAATAATGTATTTCTAGaaaataacataaatatgttcCACAATAGTAATACCAATATTGGCaaaactataaaaaataacaaattaTCATGTAATGAAGCTAATAATCTAggcaaattatataatacagGATTAATTTATAGCCCAAATGAAAGATATTCTATAGGTATAAAAGAGGGAAAAAATTTTACTATTACCCAAATAAAGACAAATAGCAAAGAAGCACTAACCGATTCCCAtaaatatcatttaaataacaTGGAATCAATCGAAAAAtcgaaaataaataaaaaagaagagattaaaattaataaatggcCCACAAATGAAAAGAATTGTGATATGTACTTAAAGGAAGCaagtaaaaatagtttAAGAAATGCAAATACGGAAATAGAGGATCATAGAGACGCAGAAGGTGAAAGAGAAAAGAACgaaattgaaaatgatgGAAATGAATTGGAAATCGAAAAaggtaaaaatatgataattttaaacaaaaagTTCAACTACCCATTTAATGATGAATTATACACATCCAGCATCGACAACAATAAAGCAGAACATGAAAGCGATGTTATTAATGTAAAGTGTATTCCCTATCCtgaagaaataatatataaaaaagatggaaataatttaattaaggAGATGCAAAATAAAAGCAACGAAAGCAATATATCTTTGGAGAAAAAtgtagaaataaaaaaaaaagaagcaGTTTTTAATAagcaaacaaataataatataagcGGATATAGTTCTTCATTAGATTCTAAAGAGAATTATCCAAAGAATAGCAATACGGaagatttttataaaaatataaaaaccgAAAAAGTAAACAGTGTTTTagaacataataaaaagtttaatggaaaatatatggagagtattaaaaatgatagtTGCAGCCGTGATAGTAATGATAGTAGTAGTAATAGTGGCAGTGAGTTTGATAAAAACGATAAAGATAGCGACGAAAATAATAGTGAAAGTAACCAATCAGATGAAAATGACGTATACAACTGTAGTAGTAGTGATAGCAACaaatatggaaatatatttttacccGAAAATGATGCAGATATCGAAAGTAAAAATTCCGAAGTATCAGAAAAGTTATGTTCTAAAaaggatataaaaataaatttgctaaaaaaaaaaaataattttccttggaataaagataatataGTTAAGTTAAATAGTAAGAGCAAactattgaaaataaaaaatataacaataaatacaaaattagCTAGATATGAAAGAGTATTAATACACACatgtattaataaattaaattggaaaaaatgtattgataatacaaataaaggaatattatattggataggatataatataaatgattttgatcattataattatatgaaaaagaaaaaaataataaatagaaTACCgtctttatatatgtatactaAAAAGAAGGCGCTTACATTTTTGTTGTCTCATTTATCACTTATTTTTCCAAgtttatatgatttttatCCTAATACATTTGTCTTACctgaaaataaagaaattataaaatatattttgaatggGAATAATAAAGATTATTACATTATGAAGCCAGATTGCGGAAGTATGGGGATAGGGGTTAAAATaatcaataaatatagtgatattaatatcaatattttaaatggatacaattgttatataatacaaagGTACATAGATAATCCATTATTGatgtataaaaagaaatttgattttcgtatatatattttattattgccaggaaaaaattatcccaaaatatatatatcgaGAGTTGGATTCGCAAGGCTATGCACagaagaatataaaaaaaagaaacaatatatttgtaatacATTTGTACACTTGACAAATtatagtataaataaagacaatgataaatatgtaagaaaaaagaatatacaTGATAAAAACAACAATAAGCAGCTTTTAAGtgatgtatttatatacttaaaaaataatggttATGATATAGATGATATATggaaacaaataaaaaaaataacatgtTTAACTTCGTTAgcaatatattcatatattaaggaaaaaataaaaaataattttaataataatttttatttctatcaATTAATTGGGTTGGACATACTTTTAGACGCTAATGGAAAGGCGTGGTTGTTGGAAGTTAATTCGAATCCTTCTTTAAGGATAGATTATATAGACCCAGGGTATgcaaattttgaaatacAATTAGAAAGTATGTTTGATAGATATGTAAAGGAACCTGTAATAAGTGAGatgtttttaataatatacaaaaaaatttatcaaaaatatttaagaaAAAGAAGTAAAAAAGGAACTACAAGTGCTGTAAATACAGTTTCAACTATTACTGccaataatagtaataataataaagtagAGAAAAAGGGAAGACAGAACATTACATTCAACAATAATGGTAGCAACAATAAAAAACGGGGGGTAAAAGTGAATCCACAAAATAGCCTTCCtaataatagtatattTAGTTTccatgataaaataataaaagggttatatgaaaacaaaaaaaagtatgataataagataataaataattattctcataaagaaaaatttaaatttcttTTAGCTCGtagtaacaaaaaaaaaaataataataattctggaaatttaaaaagtgaaaTAAACACAACCAAGCATTTTCCTATTCTTGGGAAAAGTTGCATAAAAAGTGAGTACTCGATTGTATCAAATAGTAATAGAGATAATTTGGACGGTGAAAATGCAAATAGTcaattagaaaataaaaatttaactaatattaataactttattaaaaaaaaaaattgtgcaaaaaaaaaaaaaaagttatttttaaaaaaggaaaacaTGAGCAATATCGATACCTGTGTAGATGAAAACGACATTGATAGTTTTAGCTTGTCAAGCAATGTTAAAAATGATGTGagtaaaaatgaaaatttgaTGAAAGAGGATAAGACAGAAATGGAAAATAGGGGAGAAAAAAGGGAAGTAggtaaaaaagaatatggagatagtaaaataataaagacttatgaattaaacaaaaatgaaaaaatgaaaaaagaatGGGATAAGAATAAGGATGATAATGAATGTATCATTAATGATGAGAATTGTGATAGAGACAATATTTTAAGAAAACATATTGATTGTATAAAAACacgaataaaaaataaaaataacagtTATGGTGGAACAGAAGAATACAATAAAGATAATTATACTATCAATTTTTCGGATGATAATAAAGAGCagaatgataaaataacaaattCAGGTGGCACTAAATTGAGTCAACGTAATTTTAAGGAAAGTAGTAATAACAAGATGCCCATATCTcaagaaataaaaagagaTGACAATAGTTGCGATAATCCGTATCATAATTATAGTAATAGCTGTTTTGGTATTAATGAAATTCATGGATGTGGAAATAATTCCGACGAagttgaaaataatgagaTAGTAGAAAATAGCATAAATGGAGATATAAGAGGCAACTTATCAGATGACATGGTAAACAATTCAGGTGCTAGTTATACCAGTGGTGATCATGGGAAACTAGACTCTGGGAAAATGGTTCGAAAGGATGGATTAATTGAGTCgaacattttaaataatgaaacatATGTACAAATTGATAATCAAGAAGATATACAGTtagataaatttttaaataatgatattgaAATGTGTAAATCtatttatagaaatattagtgatagcatatataaaaagaagatagagaattttattatgataaGAAGtagtttatataaatatatgaattgtTTAAATGTTCTTGGAATAAggtatattaataataatgaaatacgTAATATTGATGAGTTGTATAATAAGAATACACCATtagattttaaaaaaacatatacaaAAGTTCGAAAAGATATTTTACATcctttgaaaaataatatattagaaaaaaatatatacataaatttaaaaaaagaaacaagtagttattataaagaaatgaaaatatataatgattgTTACATGCTATTTGactttattttaaaaaaatatgataataatgcaaaaaaatgtaataagaGAGTTGAATACTACATTGATAAAAACACCTTTCTATGTATGTGTGCagatatgaaaataaataaaataattgaaaacATCGAAATACCTGCAAGTACTTTCAATAGTTTATTCGaaggaaataaaagttCTCACGAAAATGAAATGTACCAAATTGTtagtaaaatttttaaaggtAAAAATACAGATGTcgataaattaaaaaaagaaaaagagcAAGATGGGGATTTTAATATTCAGAAAAATTGTTCAAATAATTCCTGTCTTACTAATGCAAacaatgatgaaaatgataattcattagatcattattataagcAAAATTCCAAAAAGGAAGAAACAAAAACAAGCcgattttctttattacgTTCTAAGAGAGAGAGTttgacaaaaaataataaatcgacaaaaaattatgaaaaaattgggtgtaagaaaaataacacaaataagaaaattaaaaacgGCAAAAGAAGTAGCAACCATAATAGTTTCATcagtgataataataataatcataGTAGTACTGTCAgcaacaataataatgataataattattattcgTCTATATTTTGTCCATTTTCCTTAGTCTCAACTTCAACAAATTTGATAAATTTCAATATGATTGGGCATAACAGCATGAAGTATAagagtaaaaaaaaaaaaaaaatgaatatctATGATTTGGAATACTTATACACGAGACAAGTGTTTTTtagcaaatatattaacaaaaatcAAGGTTTAACACttattgatttttttttattaatgcaACAAATAGctcttttaatatttccatatattAGCCAAGATTACGCTTGTAATAGTATACAGTCTTATAACTGCATACTTTTTGATGAATTAAACAATggagaaaataatataagtgGAAATGAAACTAGTGTTAAGGGCATCAATAACATCAAAAAAGATGGCaagaatattaaaaagaaagGAGAGAATGACCAAGATAATaacaattatttaaaaaaaggaaataaaggTCATATTACAAATTTACCAAAAAATAGTACTAAAGATGGCCAGGAAAAGAcccaaataataaatgagcacttaaaagatgaaagcgataaaataaattacaaCTCAGCACATATGGAcgacaaaaaaaagcataATTATACATGGCACAAAAATGTTTGTAGTAATATCTATAATTTGTATGGATATGTTCAAATTAATATCAACCCggctataaaaaatatgtgtatggaaacatttttaaattttgtttttaccAAATATTCAATATCATATccttaa